From one Nocardioides scoriae genomic stretch:
- a CDS encoding alpha/beta fold hydrolase, with product MTTSTDPTPVDLPSAGGVTVQAYRWDPEGEPTAVVRLTHGMGEHALRYGHLAGQLTARGWVVYAQDHRGHGATARRAGTEPGVIGADGWTELVEDVGRLGALARDAHPGLPHVLLGHSMGSFATQQFLLGHADDVDAVVLTGTAAIDLLEPALDLDAPIDLSAFNAPFAPARTDYDWLSRDEAQVDAYVADPLCGFGLDGAGGKQMFVAARPLADAEVLDALPDGLPVLVAVGTHDPVGGDLALVNALVSRYTAAGLDVTLLTYDGARHEVFNETNRDEVEADVVGWIASVVAPGPAA from the coding sequence ATGACCACCAGCACAGATCCCACCCCCGTCGACCTGCCGAGCGCCGGCGGCGTCACCGTCCAGGCGTACCGCTGGGACCCCGAGGGCGAGCCGACCGCCGTGGTGCGGCTGACGCACGGGATGGGCGAGCACGCGCTGCGCTACGGCCACCTCGCCGGTCAGCTCACCGCCCGCGGCTGGGTCGTCTACGCGCAGGACCACCGCGGCCACGGCGCCACCGCGCGGCGGGCCGGCACCGAGCCGGGAGTGATCGGCGCCGACGGCTGGACCGAGCTGGTCGAGGACGTCGGGCGGCTCGGAGCGCTGGCCCGCGATGCCCACCCCGGCCTGCCGCACGTGCTGCTGGGGCACTCGATGGGCTCCTTCGCCACCCAGCAGTTCCTGCTCGGGCACGCCGACGACGTCGACGCCGTGGTCCTCACCGGCACGGCCGCCATCGACCTGCTGGAGCCGGCGCTCGACCTCGACGCGCCGATCGACCTCTCGGCGTTCAACGCGCCCTTCGCGCCGGCCCGCACCGACTACGACTGGCTCAGCCGCGACGAGGCGCAGGTCGACGCGTACGTCGCGGACCCGCTGTGCGGCTTCGGCCTCGACGGCGCGGGCGGCAAGCAGATGTTCGTCGCCGCACGTCCGCTCGCCGACGCCGAGGTGCTCGACGCCCTCCCCGACGGCCTGCCGGTCCTGGTCGCGGTCGGCACCCACGACCCGGTCGGCGGCGACCTCGCCCTGGTCAACGCCCTGGTGTCGCGCTACACCGCCGCCGGGCTGGACGTCACCCTGCTGACGTACGACGGGGCGCGCCACGAGGTCTTCAACGAGACCAACCGCGACGAGGTCGAGGCCGACGTCGTGGGCTGGATCGCGTCCGTGGTCGCGCCCGGGCCGGCTGCTTGA
- a CDS encoding flavin reductase family protein, translated as MSVTRLATPLATNQDLDPERLRQAFGVFPSGVVAVAAQVDGALTGLAASSFTSVSLEPALVSFSVANTSRTWPTLRRAEHLGLSVLAQHHEDACRRLAGPVEHRFDDLAWSVNDQGAVTLDDGLARFDCSIYREVEAGDHTLVLLRLHGVGHDVAPEDPGSPLVFHNCGFGLG; from the coding sequence ATGAGCGTCACCCGACTGGCCACCCCGCTGGCCACCAACCAGGACCTCGACCCCGAGCGGCTGCGCCAGGCGTTCGGCGTCTTCCCCAGCGGCGTCGTCGCCGTGGCCGCCCAGGTCGACGGCGCCCTGACCGGCCTGGCCGCGAGCTCCTTCACCTCGGTCAGCCTCGAGCCCGCGCTGGTGTCGTTCTCGGTGGCCAACACCTCGCGCACCTGGCCGACGCTGCGCCGCGCCGAGCACCTCGGCCTCTCGGTCCTGGCCCAGCACCACGAGGACGCCTGCCGCCGCCTCGCCGGCCCCGTCGAGCACCGCTTCGACGACCTGGCCTGGAGCGTCAACGACCAGGGCGCTGTCACCCTCGACGACGGCCTGGCCCGCTTCGACTGCTCGATCTACCGCGAGGTCGAGGCCGGTGACCACACCCTCGTGCTGCTCCGGCTGCACGGCGTGGGCCACGACGTCGCCCCCGAGGACCCCGGCTCGCCACTGGTGTTCCACAACTGCGGGTTCGGGCTGGGGTGA
- a CDS encoding NADPH-dependent FMN reductase, translating to MTASPSPPRTAVVVGNPRPGSRTLAAAVRVVEELTGAAPDLVVDLGAVGPALLDWSSTEVSELVDQVGAADLVVVASPTYKATYTGLLKLFLDRFAGGTGLRGVAVPLMLGGSPAHSLAPEVHLRPLLSELGASLPTRALYVLDHEHDQASAYDAWLATARPRVSALLAHPTPPGAPA from the coding sequence ATGACCGCCTCCCCGTCGCCCCCGCGCACCGCGGTCGTGGTCGGCAACCCCCGGCCGGGGTCGCGGACCCTGGCCGCCGCGGTCCGGGTCGTGGAGGAGCTGACCGGCGCGGCGCCCGACCTGGTGGTCGACCTCGGCGCCGTCGGGCCGGCGCTGCTCGACTGGTCCTCGACGGAGGTCTCCGAGCTGGTCGACCAGGTGGGGGCGGCCGACCTCGTGGTGGTGGCGAGCCCGACGTACAAGGCGACCTACACCGGCCTGCTCAAGCTCTTCCTCGACCGCTTCGCCGGCGGCACGGGGCTGCGCGGCGTGGCCGTGCCGCTCATGCTCGGCGGCTCGCCCGCGCACTCGCTGGCCCCCGAGGTCCACCTGCGGCCGCTGCTGAGCGAGCTCGGCGCGAGCCTGCCGACCCGGGCGCTCTACGTCCTCGACCACGAGCACGACCAGGCCTCGGCGTACGACGCGTGGCTGGCGACCGCCCGCCCGCGGGTGTCCGCCCTGCTCGCCCACCCGACCCCACCAGGAGCCCCCGCATGA
- a CDS encoding LLM class flavin-dependent oxidoreductase produces MSDQLRFHWFLPTNGGDGRHIVGGGHGVAAGAAGRPASISYLGQVARAAEDVGFEAALTPTGAWCDDAWLSTAMLSQVSERLKFLVAFRPGLTSPFLAAQMAGTFQNRTGGRLLLNVVTGGESHEQRMFGDYLDKDARYARCGEFLEVVRRLWTGETVTFEGEHLRLDDATLAQVPDPLPEIYFGGSSPAAGAVAAQHADVYLTWGEPPEAVREKVEWIRKLAADEGREIRFGIRMHTITRDTSEEAWAEADRLLAAIDPAAIQRVQDGLRRSESEGQRRMLELNAGSKDGLEIHPNVWAGVGLVRGGAGTALVGSHEQVADRIEEYAALGIDEFVLSGYPHLEGAYWFGEGVLPILAERGRWTHPAPPRGHTASVPFGGRA; encoded by the coding sequence GTGAGCGACCAGCTGCGGTTCCACTGGTTCCTGCCCACCAACGGCGGGGACGGCCGCCACATCGTCGGCGGCGGCCACGGCGTCGCCGCCGGCGCGGCGGGACGGCCGGCGTCGATCTCCTACCTGGGCCAGGTCGCCCGGGCGGCCGAGGACGTCGGCTTCGAGGCGGCCCTGACGCCCACCGGTGCCTGGTGCGACGACGCCTGGCTCTCGACGGCGATGCTGAGCCAGGTCTCGGAGCGGCTGAAGTTCCTGGTGGCCTTCCGGCCCGGCCTCACCTCGCCGTTCCTGGCCGCCCAGATGGCCGGCACCTTCCAGAACCGGACCGGCGGGCGGCTGCTGCTCAACGTCGTCACCGGCGGCGAGAGCCACGAGCAGCGGATGTTCGGCGACTACCTCGACAAGGACGCGCGCTACGCCCGCTGCGGGGAGTTCCTCGAGGTCGTGCGCCGGCTCTGGACCGGCGAGACGGTGACCTTCGAGGGCGAGCACCTGCGCCTCGACGACGCCACGCTGGCCCAGGTGCCCGACCCGCTGCCCGAGATCTACTTCGGCGGGTCCTCGCCCGCCGCGGGTGCGGTCGCGGCCCAGCACGCCGACGTCTACCTGACCTGGGGGGAGCCCCCGGAGGCGGTGCGGGAGAAGGTCGAGTGGATCCGCAAGCTCGCGGCCGACGAGGGCCGCGAGATCCGCTTCGGCATCCGGATGCACACCATCACCCGCGACACCTCCGAGGAGGCGTGGGCCGAGGCCGACCGGCTGCTCGCGGCCATCGACCCCGCCGCCATCCAGCGCGTCCAGGACGGCCTGCGGCGCAGCGAGTCCGAGGGTCAGCGCCGGATGCTGGAGCTCAACGCCGGGTCGAAGGACGGCCTGGAGATCCACCCCAACGTGTGGGCCGGCGTCGGGCTGGTGCGCGGCGGTGCCGGCACCGCGCTCGTCGGCTCCCACGAGCAGGTCGCCGACCGGATCGAGGAGTACGCCGCCCTCGGCATCGACGAGTTCGTGCTCTCGGGCTACCCCCACCTCGAGGGCGCCTACTGGTTCGGCGAGGGCGTGCTGCCGATCCTGGCCGAGCGCGGGCGCTGGACCCACCCGGCGCCGCCGCGCGGCCACACGGCCTCGGTGCCGTTCGGGGGCCGGGCCTGA
- the sfnG gene encoding dimethylsulfone monooxygenase SfnG, translating into MTVESTNHATTGAHDPHAPLKFAYWVPNVSGGLVVSTIEQRTDWSYDYNKTLAQLAEDNGFEYALSQVRYMASYGAAYQHESTSISLALALATERLKVIAAVHPGLWQPGVLAKFVASADQMTGGRMAVNVVSGWFKGEFTQLGEPWLEHGERYRRSEEFIRYLREIWTSEHAELSGDFYRLHDFDLKPKPVDVPGRAHPEIFMGGNSTDARGMGGRVADWYFMNGNTPEGIAEQVRDVSDVAQVHGRSVRFGVNGFVVARDTEAEARDVLREIVDKADREAVEGFGSAVKQAGQSTGDKKGMWQDSEFADLVQYNDGFRTGLIGTPEQVAERMLAYKRVGADLMLLGFLHYHEDVQYFGREVLPIVRELEAAELERVG; encoded by the coding sequence ATGACCGTCGAGAGCACCAACCACGCCACGACGGGGGCCCACGACCCCCACGCCCCGCTGAAGTTCGCCTACTGGGTCCCCAACGTCTCGGGCGGCCTGGTCGTGAGCACCATCGAGCAGCGCACCGACTGGAGCTACGACTACAACAAGACGCTGGCGCAGCTGGCCGAGGACAACGGCTTCGAGTACGCCCTGTCGCAGGTGCGCTACATGGCGTCGTACGGCGCGGCGTACCAGCACGAGTCGACCAGCATCAGCCTGGCGCTCGCCCTGGCCACCGAGCGCCTCAAGGTGATCGCCGCGGTGCACCCGGGGCTGTGGCAGCCGGGGGTGCTGGCCAAGTTCGTGGCCAGCGCCGACCAGATGACGGGTGGCCGGATGGCGGTCAACGTCGTGTCCGGGTGGTTCAAGGGGGAGTTCACCCAGCTGGGGGAGCCCTGGCTCGAGCACGGCGAGCGCTACCGCCGCTCCGAGGAGTTCATCCGCTACCTGCGCGAGATCTGGACCTCGGAGCACGCCGAGCTGTCCGGCGACTTCTACCGGCTGCACGACTTCGACCTCAAGCCCAAGCCGGTCGACGTGCCGGGCCGGGCGCACCCCGAGATCTTCATGGGCGGCAACTCCACCGACGCCCGCGGCATGGGCGGACGCGTCGCCGACTGGTACTTCATGAACGGCAACACCCCCGAGGGCATCGCCGAGCAGGTCCGCGACGTCAGCGACGTCGCCCAGGTCCACGGCCGCTCCGTGCGCTTCGGCGTCAACGGCTTCGTGGTGGCCCGCGACACCGAGGCGGAGGCCCGAGACGTGCTGCGCGAGATCGTCGACAAGGCCGACCGGGAGGCGGTCGAGGGGTTCGGGTCGGCGGTCAAGCAGGCGGGTCAGTCGACCGGGGACAAGAAGGGCATGTGGCAGGACTCGGAGTTCGCCGACCTGGTGCAGTACAACGACGGCTTCCGCACCGGCCTGATCGGCACCCCCGAGCAGGTCGCCGAGCGGATGCTCGCCTACAAGCGCGTCGGGGCGGACCTGATGCTGCTGGGGTTCCTGCACTACCACGAGGACGTCCAGTACTTCGGCCGCGAGGTGCTCCCGATCGTGCGCGAGCTCGAGGCCGCCGAGCTCGAGCGGGTCGGGTGA
- a CDS encoding LysR family transcriptional regulator — MRLEQLEFIAAVVEHGSLRRASEELHLSQPALSEAVGKLERELGVTLLDRRRSGSRISHEGRELLGAMTEVLDAAERLRAAAGERAGATRVIRVGTVDAGTCSVLVPAVREFRVDRPQTGVEVADLQQAPIHRGLVEGSLHLGLVNLLPGDDTPPELDATVLVHGRPVVVLPAAHPLARAGEVRVEQLRAEPFVSMRAGYLMHRFAHRLFEGRPPRTTYATDGATTGKVMVAEGLGLTVLPDYSVAQDPLERAGVIVHRPIAGDRTTVSLVLLAHREAQVPAAVRALARILVGRGRTYRETATSTLSG, encoded by the coding sequence GTGCGTCTCGAACAGCTGGAGTTCATCGCCGCCGTCGTGGAGCACGGCTCGCTGCGGCGCGCGAGCGAGGAGCTGCACCTCTCGCAGCCGGCGCTGAGCGAGGCCGTCGGCAAGCTCGAGCGCGAGCTCGGCGTGACCCTGCTGGACCGGCGCCGCTCCGGGTCGCGGATCAGCCACGAGGGCCGCGAGCTGCTCGGCGCGATGACCGAGGTGCTGGACGCGGCCGAGCGGCTGCGCGCTGCTGCCGGCGAGCGCGCCGGGGCGACCCGGGTGATCCGCGTCGGGACCGTCGACGCCGGCACCTGCTCGGTGCTGGTGCCGGCGGTGCGGGAGTTCCGGGTCGACCGGCCGCAGACCGGCGTCGAGGTCGCCGACCTGCAGCAGGCGCCCATCCACCGCGGCCTGGTCGAGGGCTCGCTGCACCTCGGCCTGGTCAACCTGCTGCCCGGCGACGACACCCCGCCCGAGCTCGACGCGACCGTGCTCGTCCACGGCCGCCCGGTCGTCGTGCTGCCCGCCGCCCACCCCCTCGCGCGGGCCGGGGAGGTCCGGGTCGAGCAGCTGCGGGCCGAGCCCTTCGTCTCGATGCGGGCGGGCTACCTGATGCACCGCTTCGCGCACCGGCTCTTCGAGGGGCGGCCACCGCGGACGACGTACGCCACGGACGGCGCGACGACCGGCAAGGTGATGGTGGCCGAGGGGCTGGGGCTGACGGTGCTGCCCGACTACAGCGTCGCGCAGGACCCGCTGGAGCGCGCGGGCGTGATCGTGCACCGCCCGATCGCCGGCGACCGCACCACGGTGAGCCTGGTGCTGCTCGCCCACCGCGAGGCGCAGGTGCCCGCCGCGGTCAGGGCGCTGGCGCGGATCCTGGTCGGGCGCGGACGGACCTACCGCGAGACGGCGACCTCGACCTTGTCGGGGTAG
- a CDS encoding DUF427 domain-containing protein, whose product MSRTQLVPDASHPITVTPTEGRVRVTVGDTVVADTTAALTLQEASYPPVLYLPHASVDPALLVRSDTSTYCPYKGDAAYWSLSLPTGTVADAAWTYEQPYDAVAEIRGHLAFYPDKVEVAVSR is encoded by the coding sequence ATGAGCCGCACCCAGCTGGTCCCCGACGCGTCCCACCCGATCACCGTCACGCCGACCGAGGGGCGCGTGCGCGTCACCGTGGGCGACACCGTCGTGGCCGACACGACGGCGGCGCTGACGCTGCAGGAGGCGTCGTACCCGCCGGTCCTCTACCTGCCGCACGCCTCCGTCGACCCGGCGCTGCTGGTGCGCAGCGACACCTCGACCTACTGCCCCTACAAGGGCGACGCGGCGTACTGGTCGCTGAGCCTGCCGACCGGCACGGTCGCCGACGCGGCCTGGACCTACGAGCAGCCGTACGACGCGGTGGCCGAGATCCGGGGCCACCTCGCCTTCTACCCCGACAAGGTCGAGGTCGCCGTCTCGCGGTAG
- a CDS encoding aldehyde dehydrogenase family protein: protein MTTLDSPRDLAGPPAPEDPAALVARLRAAYTSGRTRPLAWRHAQLAALKRMLLEREEEFTAAVVEDLGRPPFEAWVADIRATVREIEDLQKHLEAWVAPRRQKVAALFRPGKASIVVEPLGVALVIGPWNYPVQLLACPLAAALGAGNAVLLKPSEVAPATSRAFARWVPEYLDPAAVAVVEGGVPETTALLEQRFDHVFYTGNGAVGRIVATAAARHLTPVTLELGGKSPVIVAKDANLQQAASRIAFSRFLNSGQTCVASDHVYVHRDVEEELLSLLAAEVRKRYGSDPRTSGDFGRMVNRHHTERVKRLLDAGGFEVVVGGEVDVEQRYVAPTVVRHVAGDAALMGEEIFGPVLPVLAFDDLTEVTDAITAGDKPLALYVFTASQETVDQVVATTSSGGVCVNDALTHLLVSTLPFGGVGESGHGSYHGRWGIETFSHHRAVYQRPSWLKDLPLLNPPYGRLKQRTARRLF from the coding sequence ATGACGACCCTCGACTCCCCCCGCGACCTCGCCGGCCCGCCCGCCCCCGAGGACCCGGCCGCGCTGGTGGCGCGGCTGCGGGCGGCGTACACCTCGGGGCGCACGCGTCCGCTCGCCTGGCGCCACGCCCAGCTCGCCGCGCTCAAGCGGATGCTGCTCGAGCGCGAGGAGGAGTTCACCGCGGCCGTCGTCGAGGACCTCGGCCGACCGCCGTTCGAGGCGTGGGTCGCCGACATCCGCGCGACCGTCCGCGAGATCGAGGACCTGCAGAAGCACCTGGAGGCCTGGGTCGCCCCGCGCCGCCAGAAGGTCGCGGCGCTGTTCAGGCCCGGCAAGGCCTCGATCGTGGTGGAGCCGCTGGGCGTGGCCCTGGTGATCGGGCCGTGGAACTACCCGGTGCAGCTGCTCGCCTGCCCCCTGGCCGCCGCGCTGGGCGCCGGCAACGCCGTGCTGCTCAAGCCCTCCGAGGTCGCCCCGGCCACCTCGCGCGCCTTCGCCCGGTGGGTGCCGGAGTACCTCGACCCCGCTGCGGTCGCCGTCGTCGAGGGCGGCGTGCCCGAGACCACGGCCCTGCTCGAGCAGCGCTTCGACCACGTCTTCTACACCGGCAACGGCGCCGTGGGGCGCATCGTCGCGACCGCCGCCGCCCGGCACCTCACCCCGGTCACCCTCGAGCTCGGCGGCAAGTCGCCGGTGATCGTGGCGAAGGACGCCAACCTGCAGCAGGCCGCCAGCCGGATCGCGTTCTCGCGCTTCCTCAACTCCGGCCAGACCTGCGTGGCCTCCGACCACGTCTACGTGCACCGCGACGTCGAGGAGGAGCTGCTCTCGCTGCTCGCGGCCGAGGTGCGCAAGCGCTACGGCTCCGACCCGCGGACCTCCGGCGACTTCGGCCGGATGGTCAACCGCCACCACACCGAGCGGGTCAAGCGCCTGCTCGACGCCGGCGGCTTCGAGGTGGTCGTCGGTGGCGAGGTCGACGTGGAACAGCGCTACGTCGCCCCGACCGTGGTGCGCCACGTCGCGGGCGACGCCGCCCTCATGGGCGAGGAGATCTTCGGCCCCGTCCTGCCCGTGCTCGCCTTCGACGACCTCACCGAGGTCACCGACGCGATCACGGCCGGCGACAAGCCGCTCGCCCTCTACGTCTTCACCGCCTCCCAGGAGACGGTCGACCAGGTCGTGGCCACCACGTCCTCCGGCGGCGTCTGCGTCAACGACGCCCTCACCCACCTGCTCGTCTCGACGCTGCCCTTCGGCGGTGTCGGCGAGTCCGGCCACGGCAGCTACCACGGCCGCTGGGGCATCGAGACCTTCAGCCACCACCGCGCCGTCTACCAGCGACCCTCGTGGCTCAAGGACCTCCCGCTGCTCAACCCGCCCTACGGCCGCCTCAAGCAGCGCACCGCGCGCCGGCTGTTCTGA